Proteins encoded by one window of Candidatus Melainabacteria bacterium:
- a CDS encoding PLP-dependent aminotransferase family protein encodes MLALIDLEAFEGKHLGYLEIAESIIEAIKSGRLSVNSTLPTSRSLAESLGVSRDTVVRCYDHLKSLGWIESHGRKGMFVSSTAKVPVKERLEKSLNKNRLSDYARGLLDESGEDIGTQVDSYEPIRFGVVPKTYRPTARWKKALQNFAAPSMIGERGYVANVLGRPELRTQFSSYICSNRGALCSPEDVVIFNGSFSALSLIFRIFLDPGDSIAIEDPGFGGPASTAAYLGLNVVPIPIDSDGLSVERLANCQERIKLVYVTPNHHEPSGITMTLTRRKQLLAWAQKNDALIIEDEHDGMFHYGKMMPPSLKSMDTQDNVIYLTSFWQILYPLTSLCLTVVPSSLCEVLNIAKIRTANLAENQPQLALSELLETGYLQRHISKLQHDFGPRRRALIYELKRAFGARAQVPLHTGGLKVMVQFCDYSDEAILNAANRANLALASTAPFYQNAKRNEGECVIYFPDLEESSTRKKIDVFKQHLNG; translated from the coding sequence ATGCTCGCACTCATTGATTTAGAAGCTTTTGAAGGAAAACATCTGGGTTATCTGGAGATCGCTGAATCGATAATCGAAGCCATAAAGTCAGGGCGATTGTCCGTCAATTCGACTTTGCCCACCAGCCGCTCCCTGGCCGAGAGCCTGGGAGTTTCACGAGACACCGTTGTACGGTGCTATGACCACCTTAAAAGCCTCGGGTGGATAGAAAGCCATGGGCGCAAAGGAATGTTCGTTTCAAGCACCGCCAAGGTGCCTGTGAAAGAGAGACTTGAGAAGTCGCTGAACAAAAATCGACTATCTGATTATGCAAGGGGGTTGCTGGACGAAAGCGGTGAAGACATCGGAACCCAGGTCGACAGTTACGAACCGATCCGATTCGGAGTTGTTCCAAAAACGTATAGACCAACGGCAAGATGGAAGAAAGCCCTACAGAATTTCGCGGCACCCTCAATGATTGGTGAACGCGGCTATGTTGCCAACGTTCTTGGACGTCCTGAGTTACGCACTCAATTTTCCTCATACATTTGCTCCAATCGCGGTGCGCTGTGTTCACCAGAAGACGTAGTCATTTTCAACGGTTCTTTCAGCGCACTTTCTTTGATTTTTCGCATCTTCCTCGACCCGGGCGACTCCATCGCCATTGAAGATCCCGGATTTGGTGGTCCGGCGAGCACGGCTGCCTACCTCGGGCTAAATGTCGTGCCAATTCCCATTGACAGCGATGGACTCTCGGTAGAGAGGCTGGCGAATTGCCAGGAGAGAATCAAACTTGTCTACGTCACACCGAATCACCATGAACCATCAGGCATAACGATGACATTGACGAGGAGGAAGCAGCTGCTTGCCTGGGCGCAGAAGAACGACGCTTTGATTATCGAGGATGAACATGATGGAATGTTCCATTACGGCAAGATGATGCCACCATCATTGAAGTCAATGGACACGCAGGATAACGTCATCTATCTGACTAGTTTCTGGCAAATTCTCTACCCTCTAACATCTCTTTGTCTGACTGTTGTGCCTTCATCGTTATGCGAGGTTCTGAACATCGCCAAAATACGCACCGCCAATCTAGCCGAAAACCAACCGCAATTAGCACTCTCCGAGTTACTAGAAACAGGCTACCTGCAAAGGCACATAAGCAAACTACAGCATGACTTCGGCCCGCGGCGAAGAGCTCTGATTTACGAACTGAAGCGGGCATTCGGCGCGCGGGCGCAAGTACCGCTGCATACAGGTGGGCTCAAGGTGATGGTGCAATTTTGCGATTATTCAGACGAGGCAATTCTGAACGCAGCGAACCGGGCCAATCTAGCTTTAGCCTCCACAGCACCGTTTTATCAAAACGCAAAACGCAACGAGGGTGAATGCGTTATCTACTTCCCAGATCTTGAAGAGTCGTCTACGCGCAAAAAGATCGATGTCTTTAAACAACATTTGAATGGCTGA